Sequence from the Aquimarina sp. Aq107 genome:
TTACCCTCTTCGTCAACTACAGAATCTGGAGACAATCCCTGGGTAGAAAGTAATGTAAATTTATTGATTCTAGATTTTAGATTTTCTAAATCATTTAATTTATACAACATTTCTAATCCACTGGCATTTGCACCTACGATTAAAGCATTAATTTTTTCTGTTTCCCTCTTTTCTAAAAAAGCATCAAGCTTATTAAGCACATCTTTTAAACAAGGCTTATATGGGTTATTGATAAAGATTAAATTATCGTCCGTTATTAAGTCTTCATTTTTCCATAATTGCAGTGTAGGTAATGAACCTACAGAAAGAATTACTTTTTCTGAAACGATTTCTTTATTATCCTGAAGTGTTATAGTATATTCATCTCCATTTTTATCTAAGTCAATTACTTCAGAGTTAATATAATCTACAGATATACTATTATTTTCTTGCGCTTCCTTTATGTTACTTTTAATTTTTTGATCAATATAGCTCCCGAAAAAACGTCGAGGAATAAATAAATCTTCCCATTGATTATTTTTAAGCCTCTCTTCATGCGTAGAAAGCCATTCTGCTGATAACGCTCCCCCATCCAATCTAAACTCTTCTAACAACCATTCTTTATTAGTATTAAGCCAAGCAATAAACTTAGTTCTTTCTGGTTCAGGCAAAAAATTCTTTAGAGAAGTAATTAATAAGACAGAAAACCCAGATCTTATACCATATGGTATTCCTGTATAAAATTCAGGATATTTATCTATAATTGTTAACGATATTCTCTTATCAATTGGGTTTGTTTTTAATTGATCAAGAAAATGCAAAATAGTAAATGACGATGAGATACCAGATCCTATAAAAGTGATATCCGTGTGGTTAGTTTCAAAATCCATAAACTATGGTTTTTTTGTTTTTATTACGCGAGCTGGATTACCAACTACTGTCGTATATTCTGGAACATCTTTAATTATTACTGTTCCTGCCCCTATTAATGTTTCTTTCCCTATTTCTTTAACACCAGTCATAGCAGTAACTCCCATACCCACATAAGCATTTTCTCTTACATTGATTAAAGCACCTATATTAACTCCAGACGACATAAAAACTCCATCTTCTAATGTTACATGATGGGCAATAGTACTATCCATATTAATCATTATATAGTTCCCGATAGTTGTATGTGGCATCACAATATTACCGGCTAGCATATATACAGCTTCTCCTATAGTAACATCTGGCGCTATAGACACAGTATGATGTAAAAAACCAGGTATTCCATACCCTTCTTTTTTTAAAGTAGATAAATATTCTACTCTTACAGCATTTACACCAATAGGGCAATATACATCTTGAATTTTATTTTTAAAATCATCTAAAAACAAATCCTTATATCTACCAATAACAGGTATATTAATAACATCTTTACCTGCGAGATCAGGATTATCATCAATAAAACCGACAATATTAACTCCTGCTTCTTTAAGGTACGAAGCGTATACCTGACCTTGTGTACCTGCTCCTATTATTACAGCATTTTTCAATTTTTAAAATATAGTTTTTAGTGGTTTTTTAATCTTTTTGGTTAATTGTTACCTGTAAAAGTAGGCATATTTACATTTTCTCCGCTGTTTATATCTTCTTTGAATAGAACTTTCTTTACTGTCATAAAAATAATCTTTAAATCAAGTTTAAAGCTTTTATTCTCAGTATACCAAACATCCAGTTTAAATTTCTCATCCCAAGAAATCGCGTTTCGCCCATTTACCTGTGCCCAACCTGTAATGCCAGGTCGTACATCATGTCTTTTTTTCTGATAATCATTATATAGCGGTAAATATTTTACTAAAAGTGGTCTAGGTCCTATTAAACTCATATCACCTTTGATCACATTAAATAATTGAGGTATCTCATCTAAAGAATATTTTCTTATAAACTTACCAGTTTTTGTAATCCTATCCTCAAAAGGTAATAACTCTCCTTTTTCATCTTTTTTATCATTCATACTTTTAAACTTAATAATCCTGAAAACTTTTTCATTTTTACCAGGTCTCGATTGAAAAAAGAATGGCTTACCATTATTAGCTATCATTAACAATATAATTAAAACTAATATCAATGGTGATAGTATCAAAACACCTATAAAACAAAGTGTAAAGTCTATAAAACGTTTAATAAATGAATTATACATATTAATTTACGCTTGTAATTCGGACTCGATACTATTAAGTAAATCTCCAACATTATTCATATTCATTAAGTCCATTAACTTAAATTTTATATCAAATGTTTTTTCTACTTCGGTTATGATCATCATATGTGTAATAGATTCCCATCCATCTACATCATTTGCTGTGGTTTCATTAGAAAGTTGGAAATTTTCATGTTCTAATACAGAAACAAATGCTGTTTTTACCTTAGATAAAATCTCTTCTCTACTCATCAATTGTTTGCTTTAATTGTTTAATTTATATTAAAATGTTTTTTTAATTCTTTTCTATCAATCTTTCCATTAATACTATGAGGAAATTCTTTTATAAATCTCACATGCATAGGTATCATATAGGATGGCATTTTTGACTTCATATAATCAAAAATGTATTCAGTATCGAACTCTTCGGACTCAATAGCAATTCCAAGCTCTGCATTACCAAGAGAATTGGTAATATCTAACGCTACCATATTCACTTTTTTCTCTGATTTATACTTCGCATGAAATTCGATTTCTGCAAGTTCTACTCTATAACCTCTTATTTTAACCTGAAAATCTGCTCTTCCCACATATAAAAAGTCTCCATCTTCATCTTTTAAGCACAAGTCACCTGTTTTATAATATCTTATATTATTTCCGTTTTCATCTCTAGTAAAAAAACTTTGCACATTTCGTTCTTCATTTTTCCAATATCCAGGTGTAATCTGTGGTCCACCCAAACATAATTCTCCAGTCTCACCTATCGCAACTTGTTCATTTTTTTCATCCACTACAAGATACAATGTATCTTTTTGTGGAGTACCAATGGCTATTATTCCATTATGTGATTTAGTGTCTGTTTCCTTATGGTATGGATAAAATCCACTATACACGGTAAACTCGGTAGGACCATAATAGTTAAATATTTTACAATTCGGAAGACAATTACTCCATTCTTTTGCTATATCACTATGTAAAGCTCCTCCGCCAAAACTACAATACCTAACATCAGGAGCATTTATCTCTCCAAAATATGGTCTCAAATAATTAATTATAGATGGAACCATTGTAAGCACCGTAAGTTTTTGTTCATTAATTAACTTAAAAATATAGAAATATTTAATTGCACCCTTGGGAATTGTATACATGCAAGATCCTGCAAGTAGCGGAAACAAATATGTTACAACTGAAAAATCAAAAGTAAGTTCGAACATCTGCAAACATCTATCCGATGGAACTAAATTAAATGTTGGTTCTGCATCAATTGCTCCCACCAATGCCTG
This genomic interval carries:
- a CDS encoding FAD/NAD(P)-binding protein codes for the protein MDFETNHTDITFIGSGISSSFTILHFLDQLKTNPIDKRISLTIIDKYPEFYTGIPYGIRSGFSVLLITSLKNFLPEPERTKFIAWLNTNKEWLLEEFRLDGGALSAEWLSTHEERLKNNQWEDLFIPRRFFGSYIDQKIKSNIKEAQENNSISVDYINSEVIDLDKNGDEYTITLQDNKEIVSEKVILSVGSLPTLQLWKNEDLITDDNLIFINNPYKPCLKDVLNKLDAFLEKRETEKINALIVGANASGLEMLYKLNDLENLKSRINKFTLLSTQGLSPDSVVDEEGKKRYSPKNLLSLANQQDLSAKEIAEATYKDLDVADEIHLGAASTVDVISSAFGSLLQKLSTEELKKFACLYGNDIGRRQRCAGYHYSKTIDTLKRENRFEHIAGRFININKADNNQYSLEYLDTKSKTNKIDSDPVHIVFNCIGGTNLTASDIPTLLSKVIANKLCVPNESKIGFDVNDALEASDNLHIVGPLLAGNIFDGKAVWHVEHCGRIIWLSNLLAGKLYNYFNQNVVSS
- a CDS encoding NeuD/PglB/VioB family sugar acetyltransferase, translating into MKNAVIIGAGTQGQVYASYLKEAGVNIVGFIDDNPDLAGKDVINIPVIGRYKDLFLDDFKNKIQDVYCPIGVNAVRVEYLSTLKKEGYGIPGFLHHTVSIAPDVTIGEAVYMLAGNIVMPHTTIGNYIMINMDSTIAHHVTLEDGVFMSSGVNIGALINVRENAYVGMGVTAMTGVKEIGKETLIGAGTVIIKDVPEYTTVVGNPARVIKTKKP
- a CDS encoding sugar transferase, encoding MYNSFIKRFIDFTLCFIGVLILSPLILVLIILLMIANNGKPFFFQSRPGKNEKVFRIIKFKSMNDKKDEKGELLPFEDRITKTGKFIRKYSLDEIPQLFNVIKGDMSLIGPRPLLVKYLPLYNDYQKKRHDVRPGITGWAQVNGRNAISWDEKFKLDVWYTENKSFKLDLKIIFMTVKKVLFKEDINSGENVNMPTFTGNN
- a CDS encoding acyl carrier protein; amino-acid sequence: MSREEILSKVKTAFVSVLEHENFQLSNETTANDVDGWESITHMMIITEVEKTFDIKFKLMDLMNMNNVGDLLNSIESELQA
- a CDS encoding AMP-binding protein, whose amino-acid sequence is MEFVKQLQESIEKHTDHNVLCINGVFYTYKEFALEISKIRLTVASEIEDSEKLIGLVTNDDLQTYASIIALWLEGKAYVPVNPEVPFERNSKVFELTETKFVLDSSESSMYNDYQVIATNQLKDAEINLEPKQFSGDELAYILFTSGTTGLPKGVPITFNNVQALVGAIDAEPTFNLVPSDRCLQMFELTFDFSVVTYLFPLLAGSCMYTIPKGAIKYFYIFKLINEQKLTVLTMVPSIINYLRPYFGEINAPDVRYCSFGGGALHSDIAKEWSNCLPNCKIFNYYGPTEFTVYSGFYPYHKETDTKSHNGIIAIGTPQKDTLYLVVDEKNEQVAIGETGELCLGGPQITPGYWKNEERNVQSFFTRDENGNNIRYYKTGDLCLKDEDGDFLYVGRADFQVKIRGYRVELAEIEFHAKYKSEKKVNMVALDITNSLGNAELGIAIESEEFDTEYIFDYMKSKMPSYMIPMHVRFIKEFPHSINGKIDRKELKKHFNIN